The window ACTGTGCTTTAAACACATAGCTCGCTTTGCCCGCTCCTTTGCGGTAAAAAGCCGATCTTTCGCGTTAAGTGCCACCAGTGGGAAAAATGACAGCGTAAGGTTTACACCGAGAGAGTAGAACTACTTAGCAGCGAGTGGGACAGCTCAGCAGCGAGTGGAACTGCTCATCAGCGAGTGTGTGATCTATTGAGAGATGCGCTATTGAAACGAGCCCACCAGCATGTGCAGATGATAGCTGCAATTTGGGTGACTTCTGCATAGGGCGCCACTGCGTCCGTATGGTACTCCTCGGCTAGACAATCTCGGCTGCGTTCTTTTACCCTCGGGTCAGCCGATTGGGCGAAGGGGGACCAATCACTCCGGCTAAGCAGCGCGGATAGGCTGCGTGGCTACCTGCGTCGCTGCAACTAGTGCCGCTACCAACTGCAGCCCGTTGCCATCTGCAGCCCGCTGTCCACTGCGCTTACCGCTACCGCCAATGCCAACACCAACGCTACTGCTACACCACCGCTTGACAGGGGAGGAAGGCCCAGCTGAGGGAAAATCGGAAGATCCTAGTCGAAATCGGGAACAGCCTAAAAGGGCAAGATGTAAAGAAGGCGTTATCAAACCTGGACGACCTGATGGAAGCATACGCAAGGGATACCAAGTTATCGAGGAACATGAGCACTGTATGTGGGAATGTCCTGAATTTGTGTAGCAAGTATAATGACATTAACAGCATGATAAATGTGATcgagaaaatgaagagacaCAACATAGAGATGCAGGAAAATTGCTTCCTTGCTATTtgcaattattatattacgAACAATTACATATACGAGTACCTACTCACCATCAATAAAATGATACAGAAGAATATCCCCATCCGTGAGAGGTTCTACAGGTACATCCTCGTGCACGTCCTGGACCTCCCCCTCGGTGGAGTACACGGTGTAAGCAGCGCTTCaaacaaaacagaacaaGCTATATATCACTCTACACATATAAACAACAAAAGGTGCaacttaataaaaaatatcgattACAGCAACTTTGAAAAACATATAAGACAGCTAGCTAAATACAACATCCCACATCTGAGCGaggaggataaaaaatacatcctAAATAATTACCTGCTAATTGATATTTTTAGACATATGAACGACAACAGGGTAAAGATCAAACtgctttatattttgaagCTCATTCATTACGTGTACGAAAATTTGCAGCACTTGATTCGGAAGAGCCAGCACTCTGCGGGAGGGGCCAGCGAGGCGCCCAGAGAAGCGGCCAAGGAAGCGGCCAAGGGAGCGGCACACAAATCGCGTATCAAATCGCGTATCGAATCGCCTAGCCAAACGGCAGACAAACCGCGTATCAAATCGCCTAGCCAAACGGCGGACAAACCTCGTATCGAATCGCCGGGCGAACCTGCCGCCGTGCAGGAGACCAAGGCGAAGCTGCTGAGTGACGTCCTGACGGACCAACTGAGGGACATCCTGGAGCTCTACAAAATGAACTACGAGTCGATGAGCATTAACATTAAAAAGTACGACGATCAAGCggacgaggaggaaaaacgaaCCCTCTTCTATCAAGTGAACAAAATCGTGAAGAAGCTCCCCTTTATAAAACTAACAGAGAATGTAAAAAACACGTTTAACTGTAAAAACTGCGAAGAAAATATCAACACGTACTTCTTGTCCCTTAAGCATACCATTATCGTTATTGTTAATATCATCCTCATTACTCACCTATTCAACAGTAAAgagatttttaaaataaagcattttttttccatcctgAATGGGGGGGCTAGTGGGGTGGACGCGGCCCGTGAAGGGGGAAGCTCCAAGGAGACCAAAGTGAATGAAGGGGGGTTGGACGGTGCCCCTGAAGGAGGAAGCTCCAAAGAGACCAAAATGAATGAGGAGAGGATGAACGCAAGTGTCACCAACCCTGATGAGCATCACAGCAGTATGCCCAACTCGGCAGAGACACCCCAAGGAGCAGAAGGAACGTCCCTCCCGGATGCACGAAGCACAAACAAGTTGTTCGAAAGGGGAACATACACATGCCTCCTAGACGGAGCGAACATCGGATATAACAAGCAGAATGTGGAGAATGGCCGCTTCAGTTTTTTGCAAATAGAAATTCTGaaggaaattataaaaaagagaaacaagGAAACTCCCCTTATTATCCTTCCCAAAATATATCACTACAAAAATTCACTGAAGCACCTGCAGCAGTGCGAGTCAGAAAATGAGGGCCAAACGAATTCgaacatttttattccaaaCAAAACGATTAAAGTGAAGAAGGGCAGCTCGTTGCCTCGCAGGGGAGGTGCGGAGGAAGCGGGAGAGCGCAGTGAGGAAGAGGCACTGGGGAGTGAGGAAGCGGGAGAGCGAAGTGATGAAGAGGCATTGCACAGTGAGGAATCTTTACGGGATGGAGATGCCTCGCGACGTCTCGGTGATGAAGCAGATCGGCGGGGAGCCCACCCACTGTCCTACATCAGACGGATGTTCAATAAACTGGACCCCACAGACgtagaaattataaaaaaatgggaaagcgAAAAATGCCTCTATATATGCAACTACAACATGTACGACGATTACTACTACATCTTGGGGAGCTTAGCCAGGAGTAACAACCTATTCAATATCTACACATATGTGGATCGACTAGCCAAGCATTTCCATAAGTACCAAAATCTTAACCATAATATCATCATAGATAATTACACACGATATGGAGAGAAGGAGACATACAATGGAAGGGAAATCCTGCACGTTTAtaataacattatttttgataGAAATAATCACATAATGGTTCTCGTAAGcaatgaaaatatgaataaagaaaaaaaatatatctccaTGAATGAGCAGTATTATAATGAccagataaaaaaaaggaagtattCCCATGTGACTTTTTTCGagcaatataaaaataaattaactttTCGGGATAAGGACAGCGTACCCTACTCCGATGAGAATGTCTTCATGGAGACATATGTGTGTGATTCTCATGGGGAAAATCCCCCCATCTGTGTTGGTGAGGAGGAGTCCACGTCCCATAGTGGTTCTTCCCCCGTGAGAAGCAAACCTAAGAAGAAGGAAGTGCACCCCGAGGAGGGGAGCACCACATACCAGCGACAAGAAGAACGCGCGATcgagcaagaaaaaaatgcgacctatggagaaaaaaatgcgacCGATGGAGAGGAACGCGCGACCGATGGAGAAAAACGCGCGACCGATGGAGAAAAACGTGAGTGCGAGCAAGTGGAAGGAAACAAATTCTACTACAGCAACATCTATGTGAAATGCATCAAAGACGTACGAAGTGTGCAGAAGCCgatttatatttacacaaacgataaaatgaagaaccaCTACTTTAATGAGTACAcaaattacattttaaagaaatggaaaaaaaagtttcatttctttttacttcAAGCAGCCAATATTTATGTCCGATCTGTTAAGTCAATCACAATACAACTCGATAGACCTCTCGAAGTTAATAAGTACGTACAAGCTACCCTTTGTAAATTTAGAGAATCCGAAGCTGTACATTGATGATATCGTGTCGTATAGGGACAAAGGCATTTATCATATTAAGATTAATACGCCTAGTAAAACGTTTCTCTCGTACCAGAATGAAAACCTGCCCTTTTTTCAGAGCGGCAACAACGTCGTCAGGTATCTCTGCATCGATTTTTCGAAGGTGTACAGACGGGGGTCCTAGTCACAGCCACCCCCTCGCAGTGTTAGCTTAACATAGTGCGTACGTGGTGAGCCACTTAAATGGCGGCAGCCACAATTTGTAGTTTGAAAAGGCTCCTTTTATGggcccttccttttttttttttttggatgcACATAACGaatgtccattttgtgtcgcaaatgtttgaaaaaaaaaaaatcccaaatgGGGACAATCTTCTTTTAAGTTAAATCATTCCCGAGGGGGGGTATCTCCATTCGCCCCTCTCAGTTGGCTAACAAATAATACACAGCTCAAGTGAGTTGGGGTGCACCCCTCTCTTCTATGCCAAAAGAGTCATACTCGAATGGGAAGAGCCACTACTCGTTCTTCCCAAATGGatccccaaaaaaggggttcataaaaaaaggaaaaaatttggtTAAATCTCCAAGAGAATCTCCTTCATTAGGAAGGACATTATTCTGCCGCTATCCCACATGTGTCGTTAGTCCCATTTTATGCTGCCATCCCTGCGTGGGGGCACAGTCACATGGTCCCCattatgtatgtgtatggAGAGCTACGGGTACGCATTCGCATACGCCATCTGCTTCTGAGTTTTCACATTATTCATTATGATGTAGTAAATCTGTTCGTAGTTGTCCGTTCCGAAGAAATTTTTGAGTTGGTCCTCTGTTATGTGCTCTTCCTGAAACATGGCGTGGACTGTGGCAGGAGTTGGGGGAGAGGGGGGTAGACATGGAGAGGGGTAGACGTGGAGAGGGGCAGACGTGGAGAGGGGCATCCACATCATCAGCATAAAAGCGGAGGCATCATTACGAAGCGCGTTTAAGTAGACATACACAATGTATAAtctgcatttttcttcttcccccttttttttttttttgctcctttttcttaCGGTAATTTGTCAGCTCGGCGGGACTAATCAAAGTGTCATTGTAGTCCGCGTTGTGGGTGTGcagcttctgcttcttttcccAGGGCAAAAGCTCCAATTCGCATACGCATTTTAAGATTGTTTTATctctgcaaaaaggggggagtgTGTCCAGGAGGGGCATACATGTTGATGGGAAGGAGTGTGTCGGCTCGGAGGCACATATGTCTCGTCATGGGTTCCCCCCACTTGGCCCAGCTCTCACGCCGTGGCGAAGTTTGTCAATTAGGCAACTTGCCAACctgttctcattttttctcccattttttcccccattttttctcccatttttttcccccatttttttcccccattttttctccccattttttctcccattttttctcccattttttctcccattttttctcccattttttctcccattttttctcccattttttctcccattttttctcccattttttcttcttcccgcTCGGGCCCCTCCCTACCtcttcacaaaaatgatgatcAAAAAGTGAGACAGGAAGTCCGCCATGAGAATGTAGAACCCGGCGTGCAGGTAGTGCGTTTTTCCAAACCTGCAAAGGTGAAGTGAGCAGAACGTTCGTGAGtttaagaaaaaggaatcgaatcttttcttcttctcctcctctttgcttcccttttttttttttttttgtgtgttacTCCATATTCgagttgaagaaaaagaacggGATGGCAAACAGCACAGTGTTGGCAATCGACAGACACGCTATTAACATGATCAGCTTGTTGCAAAAGTGCACGTGCTTGAGCGCAAAGGATTCGGGGTGCTCTCGGAAATGCGTGTATATCAGCATGCCTTTGACTATCAATAGGTTTATTGCTGTGATTATGAAGACCTAACGGGGTAAAGAGGCGTGGGCGTGAAGAAGCAGGCGTTTGAAGAAGCATGCGTTTGAAGAAGCATGCGTTTGAAGAAGCATGCGTGTGAAGAAGCAATCGTGTGAAGAAGCATGCACATGAAGAACCATGGGAGAGGTGGGGCGGTACAGCATCCACGCACAGGTACGTATATAATAGCACGAGTATGTATAGCTCTGCTTCCACGTCTGGACTCCTCCCTCAGAGAGAGAGAACCCATCTCGGGCACAAACGCTTGAATTCATTTtactattaaaaaataatgtttaaGGAAATTTATGGAGCCGCACAGGATGGACCTTGTCTCCTTGGCGTAATTCTTCGTCTTGGATGTTTCTTCGTGCAGCTGAAAAGTGAAGCGGCGCGAGAGTATAAAATGGGCTAACTCACTCGatgtgtaacaaaaaaaattgagttGTAAAAGGGGTAGCACGAACAGGTGGACGTTCATAGGGGCATATCCCATGGTGGCACATAAAGCAATTGAGAATgtgtaatattatttttttttttttttttttttttcccttcctacCTTATCGCTGCTGCAAATGTGACCTTCAAACTTATACCACGAAATGTACTTGTTGTCATTATAGGGAGAGACGAAGAAAATCCCGAACCTTGTTTCGAAGTTGTGCACTGCCTTGGGAGGTGAAATACAAAGGGGAAAGACGCGTTAAGTGTGTCACAAGCGTGCTGTTGTAAAATTTCGCCTGTGCGTGGACAGGACATCGCGAAGTAATCAATCCCATGCCAGCCCAATTACGAAGAGAAGGGAAAATGGCCGCCTCCTCAACAGTGAGAACGGAAAGGTAATAACCACGAACAAAGGCAACATCAGAGCAATCAAAAGGTACGCGCCGATAGAACAAAGGCATATTAAAATTCGGATCCAGCTGTTAAACTTGTATGGGTCCATTTTATGCCTCACTCAGGGGTACGCGCATGAACGTGAAGGTATACGTATTcgtatatgcacatgtttaAAGCGCTCACGAACGAGTACTCACATTAAGACGACAAAGaatgaagacaaaaaaacatGCCACTATTTTGATACTTGTACGAAATGTAGTTCGCAAAAAAGACGATGTTTTTTCTGCTCGTCTACACACGGAAATATCTTTCTCAAGTTGCGAATCAAAAATTGTTCAGTGATAAACATTTTAACTGCAAAGATGACACACAAATTTgaatgcaaaagaaaaaaaaaaaaaaaagggggggattTCAAAAAATGCCAATGCGCAAATTGATTTCTNNNNNNNNNNNNNNNNNNNNNNNNNNNNNNNNNNNNNNNNNNNNNNNNNNNNNNNNNNNNNNNNNNNNNNNNNNNNNNNNNNNNNNNNNNNNNNNNNNNNNNNNNNNNNNNNNNNNNNNNTCAAATATTCCAATTTGTTCTGCCCAACGAAGAACAATTTTCCGTGCTCGTGAATTTTTGTGCAACGCTGGCCAAATTCATTTTGGTTGTCCACTTTtgtcattcatttttattcgtCATGTTTATTTGCTATGATGAATGCGGAATGGCAAGCAACAAGTAGGCGCGTTAGCATGTGCATACCGACGCGGTGTATCCATTTTGATTCATTTTACTCCTACGGCGCAATATTTTGATCATTTTTATGACGaactgaaaaaatgcaaggaagaattttttctcactttttttttaagtgatttataaaaaaaaaaaagaaatcgaaaGGGACAGACACtatctttaaaattttgtctcCCAGCGATTCTGCATACGAATGTGGAGGGCGGTTTGTTCGTCAGAAAAAGGTGCATGCGACAACGAAATGGAATGTCCCACTGTGCAACAATTTGATTCGTTCCCTGTGTAGAACTACTGCACTGGGAATGTTTATCCCTTTCAAAATTGCTCCCTTTGTGGCCACGCCAGTTTTAATTAACTCTCTATGCGGTTGTATACCcgcgtatgtatgtacctcTGCGGAGGAGGCGGAGgagtaaaaaatgcttccGCATCAGCACAGCTAGCCATGTAGTGCTAGCCAGATTACGAGAAAAagttttacctgaacaggttataatttttccgcgaaaaaaaaaaaaaattgcaaatggAATGATAGAacttttttgcctgaacggttAATAACAAAACGGTGTGTGCGTAAGCACACTAGGTGGGGTAAGCTTCTTGGCAAAGAATGCCCAACGTTTGTCCATAGATATATCTATATAGACAATAGAAAAAACGGTGTGCTTTTCTACGCattatgtgtacatacgcTGTGAAGACATACTCTTCGCTGTTAAGCATGAGCCCGTTAGTGAACGGAGTAGCAGCAAAATGAACCCTTGACAAGAGTGCGGTCTGCTAATATGCAACGTAAGGTGGACGGATAAAAGTGCCATTCCCCCTAAATGACTCTCACAGGTAAACTTAGCCCACGCGATGTGAACCAAAATAAGACAATTCTTTCATTGTAAAATCCCAactgtgtgcaaaaatgttatCATTGGGGTTATTCCAAAGATGACTAAACTTGATGCTTTGCAACAGGTCGGCAGATATAGTACAAAATGAGGATGCCTCGAACGACCCACGATAGCCATGTTAGAACTAGTTTGACGCGACAATTTGGGTGGTATATGGGGTGGCCAAACAGATATgcgtaaaaaaggggcttacgtgtgagttttttttttttttttttaacaagccaaatgaaaaaattgtagaatgcgggaaaaaaatcacctgaacggttaataaaaaaaaaaaaataaaaataaataaaataaaataaaacaataaatgaacaaacaaatgaataaataaatgaacaaataaatgcacaaataaatgaataaataattacttGCGCTAGGGGAAGAACGGAAAAATGTTCAGAAATGCTTCCAAAGCAGCGTAATATTgtgggaagaaggaaatgaaaGTCCAGCAAACTCACCTAAGCATAGCACAATGACGAAGATGCCAAACGGCACATTCCCCCCGCTCAGGGAAAAGCGCTGCAACGATGTGGATGCACAAAGTTGTAGAACAAGGAAACGAGCGAGTTACATTCACAGGTGTTTGAACGTGCGaaagttgcaaaaatgtggcgagctgagaaaaatggaaaattactGCTTGTACGTAAATTTGAAGGAAATGATAAAGAGAAGTTATTGCAAGGGGAACGCGAGCAATACAAATGGCAGTTGTCTCAAGGTCACTGCACCACCTGGTGGAGAAATGAAcaacgaagaaggagaaagaaaaccTCATCACCGATGCTGCAAATGCGCTAGCCACACCTTTGACAACTGCTACATCACCGGtctacacatttttgaaggtatttttttaaccaccTGTTCAGGTGGAATTGTGAGCATATTtgacaaaaatttaaacaacaTATTGAGTAGACGAGTGGCTACTT of the Plasmodium cynomolgi strain B DNA, chromosome 7, whole genome shotgun sequence genome contains:
- a CDS encoding hypothetical protein (putative), encoding MPLNRRKHGLPKRVTLGRKAQLRENRKILVEIGNSLKGQDVKKALSNLDDLMEAYARDTKLSRNMSTVCGNVLNLCSKYNDINSMINVIEKMKRHNIEMQENCFLAICNYYITNNYIYEYLLTINKMIQKNIPIRERFYRYILVHVLDLPLGGVHGVSSASNKTEQAIYHSTHINNKRCNLIKNIDYSNFEKHIRQLAKYNIPHLSEEDKKYILNNYLLIDIFRHMNDNRVKIKLLYILKLIHYVYENLQHLIRKSQHSAGGASEAPREAAKEAAKGAAHKSRIKSRIESPSQTADKPRIKSPSQTADKPRIESPGEPAAVQETKAKLLSDVLTDQLRDILELYKMNYESMSINIKKYDDQADEEEKRTLFYQVNKIVKKLPFIKLTENVKNTFNCKNCEENINTYFLSLKHTIIVIVNIILITHLFNSKEIFKIKHFFSILNGGASGVDAAREGGSSKETKVNEGGLDGAPEGGSSKETKMNEERMNASVTNPDEHHSSMPNSAETPQGAEGTSLPDARSTNKLFERGTYTCLLDGANIGYNKQNVENGRFSFLQIEILKEIIKKRNKETPLIILPKIYHYKNSLKHLQQCESENEGQTNSNIFIPNKTIKVKKGSSLPRRGGAEEAGERSEEEALGSEEAGERSDEEALHSEESLRDGDASRRLGDEADRRGAHPLSYIRRMFNKLDPTDVEIIKKWESEKCLYICNYNMYDDYYYILGSLARSNNLFNIYTYVDRLAKHFHKYQNLNHNIIIDNYTRYGEKETYNGREILHVYNNIIFDRNNHIMVLVSNENMNKEKKYISMNEQYYNDQIKKRKYSHVTFFEQYKNKLTFRDKDSVPYSDENVFMETYVCDSHGENPPICVGEEESTSHSGSSPVRSKPKKKEVHPEEGSTTYQRQEERAIEQEKNATYGEKNATDGEERATDGEKRATDGEKRECEQVEGNKFYYSNIYVKCIKDPIFMSDLLSQSQYNSIDLSKLISTYKLPFVNLENPKLYIDDIVSYRDKGIYHIKINTPSKTFLSYQNENLPFFQSGNNVVRYLCIDFSKVYRRGS
- a CDS encoding hypothetical protein (putative), with product MDPYKFNSWIRILICLCSIGAYLLIALMLPLFVAVHNFETRFGIFFVSPYNDNKYISWYKFEGHICSSDKLHEETSKTKNYAKETRSILCGSINFLKHYFLIVFIITAINLLIVKGMLIYTHFREHPESFALKHVHFCNKLIMFGKTHYLHAGFYILMADFLSHFLIIIFVKRDKTILKCVCELELLPWEKKQKLHTHNADYNDTLISPAELTNYLHAMFQEEHITEDQLKNFFGTDNYEQIYYIIMNNVKTQKQMAYANAYP